Genomic DNA from Deltaproteobacteria bacterium:
TGTTTTCAGCAGGGAAGCTGCCATTGACGCCAAGATGATTGAACCTGCAGAAATTGATAGAGGCATCAGAGACCTTTACAGGACGACGGAATTCGACGGTGTCTTCTGCTATACATTTTTCAAGGCTGTGGCAGAAAAGGGATAATTGCCGAACAAACGAGCGGCTCATCGCGCACCCGTTATATCTTATAGCAAAAGGCAACTTATTCATAACTCAAAAGATAATGACAAAAAGCAAATATCTGCCATATATAATAGTCACTATAGTTTACGGACTATGGTTGATTCTTCTTCCTTATTTCCGTGAAGACTTTCTCGGGCGATTCTATTATATGCCTTTTCTTGGAATAATTGCCGCGACAGTAGCCAACATAACACCGGCCGCAGCAGGAATAGTCTATTTTCCCATATTGACCCGATTACAGATAAATCCCCTAACAGCAGTTCAGTTCAATCTGATCATTCAGGCTTACGGTATGGGTCTCGGAACGTTCAAATGGTATCTTGTCAATAAAAAACTTTTTATGACGAATGTAATTCCTATATGTTTGTTCGGCGGTATTATAGGTATAATAATCAGCATTATTTTTGTTCCGATTGACAATCCGCAATTATTGACTCTGACATTCAATTTTATCGCTTTTTTATTTACTCAGGTTATTTTTTTCTCAATTCTTTTCAGACGCAAATACCCGAATCTTAAAATTGATTTAACCATCTATAATATAATGATACTTTTTGCCTTCTCATTATTAGGCGGACTTATTTCCGGCTGGATCGGCTTCGGCATTGACACAATGTTTTATTTTATTTTGACCTTTATTTTTAAGATTAATCCCGCTGTGGCAATTGTCACAAGTATTTCTCTTATGGCTGCCCTGTCTGTTACGGGAACACTGTTGAATATAATTGTTAATCAAGTCCCTCTTTCTTTATGGTATTCGGCTGTGCCGGGAGTGACAATCGCCGGATTATTTCTTGCAGCATATTTTGCTGTTAAAATCGGTCCAAAGAACATCCTTATATTATTCACCTTTCTTCTGAGCATCGATTTTTTTATGACCTTTTGGACCCAGCAAACAATACCGATGAGCCAGACGGTCAGGATGGTTTTAACCTATATTATTATTGTATATCTACTTATAATCCATGTAAAAATCTTTAAACAAGGTTATAAAGAAATCGGCGTGGAATTGGGAGGATTCAAGCCAGATTAGTGTCAAAATTGATCAATATGTACATTTTTTTAAAACTTAGAGTAAAACCTGAGCCTATAAATTCAGGGGACGCAAAAAGGCCGCGCCGTTGATTTAGGCGCGAAAAGGGAGGAGCGGACAAAAATGGCAAGGAGATATTTTGAAGATATCACTGACGAGGAGCCCCTCCATTGCCAAAAGCTTATTATTACCCGTGACGACATCATTGAATTCGCCAAGAGATTCGATCCACAGCCATTTCATACTGATGAGAATGCAGCAAAGGAATCCGTTTTCGGCGGTCTTGTTGCCTCCTCGCTCCACACTCTTTCCGCCTGTACTCGCGTGGTTGTGGAAGCACAGGGTGACGTAGCAATTTTAACTGGGGTTGGTATGGATGAGGCCAAAATGTTCAATCCAGTGAGGCCAGATGACATCCTTTCTGTCGAAGCTTGGTGGGCTGATCTCAAACGATCTCAAAGCAAACGGGATTTAGGATTCGCTGGGATTAGATGCAAGGTTACCAATCAGAACGGGGAACCAGTAATTGAGTATGGCTATCGATATGTAGTTGCTTGCCGAAACTCAGCTTAACCTTAGTCGTATAACGAAACAAGAATTCGTATGTCGCGAAGCCGGCATACAATTCTGGGTTGAACTGAGCCGCGTCTATTTGGAAATTGAATAGAGGGAGGTTCAGCGGATTTTATAACCGCTTCAGCCGGTTATTGGTGTTGGCAACACGAAAGACATACCGGGCGAGGTATTTCACTGCTTTTTCGCCATAACCGACCGGTTCGGAATGCGCCACCCAATCTTTTTCCCATACCTCGGAAGGAACTTCATCAAAGAGTCCGGCCTTTTTCAGCGCATCACGGAATTTGCCCTGAAGATGATGGAAAGCGGTTCGACCCGGACCAGAAAATCATTCTTGGCAGGCAGCCACCTGCTGTGATCCGGGCTTAAACCGCCGCCAGGGACCAGACCAGGTAATGGACAATGGGTATGCAGGGTCGTGCGGTGTGAGGTTTTTGACGAGTTTTGTGTTTAATCGCCTTTCCTTTTACAAAGGCCCGTTTACCCTGCCCACTGGTGATGGTCAGCGTTATGTGTTGTTTTACCAATCACTTTAGGGTATGGACACATTGAAGGTTGAGAAGTAAGGGAACAAATATGTTTTTCAGTTAAGGCTTTAATTCGCATATTCAATCTACACTTTCTTAGGATTGCGGATTATAGCGATCTATGTTGACTGACCCCCGGGGCCGACTGGAGGTGCTGATAACAAAAAAAGTGCCGGAAGGGAACAAGATGCCCTCGATGCCAAGATGTTGAAAAGGAGTTTGCTTCCCAACAATGCAAATGCACCCCACACAACTAAACGCTACGGCTGATTTGCGCCGTTAGACGGACCCACGCAATCGACAGTAAGCATGGGCATACTACTCAAAGCCGAGAGAGAAGACAAGCAAGAGGAAAATGGAGATATTTGAGGATTTCATAGCCATTCTTGTTACACTCATCATCATTATGGACCCTTTGGGAAATCTACCGTTCTTTCTACTCTTCACAAAACGCAATACGCACGCGGAACGGATCAAAATAGCGGGCATTGCCGCTGCATCCGCCTGTGCAATTCTCATCTTCTTCAGCACAACGGGAGATGCCGTTTTGCGCTTCTTCGGAATTGGCCTTCCGGCTTTTCAAATAACAGGTGGCTTTATTCTCTTTGTTTATTCCCTACAAATGCTTCGTTTGATTCCAGCAAGCATGAAGTCCACAGACGAAGAGGAGCAGGAAGGGATATCCAAGGAAAACGTAGCGTTGGTACCACTCGCGACCCCGCTGCTTGCAGGCCCCGGCGCAATAACTGCTGTTCTGGTGTGGCAGGAAACTGCCGACGACCCTCTCAGCACGCCTCTGTTGTCCGCAGCAATCGTAATTGCGTGCCTCGTTCTCTATCTAGTTTTTTACTTAGGAGAAAGGATTTACAAAATCCTTGGAGTTGGTGGCATTAGAGTAATTGCACGCCTCATGGGCTTACTTCTTGCCGTGATCGCAGTACAGTTCATAGTCGACGGTATTCGGCATATATATACAAATAATATATAGTCCCCTATAGTTGCATAAATAACATGACAAAATGAGTTGAAAAGCAATAATTACAAGCCATTAGACGTTTTTTTAACGACTCTGCCGGAATGAACTCCGGATGAAATCCTGAAATCAGTGAAAAGCAGCCATAATATTTAGCCCACGGGAAAGCCTATGTCGAAGATCCGCCGCAGGAGGGATACCGCATCTTCAGCATTGTTCCGCCTGCGGCGGAC
This window encodes:
- a CDS encoding sulfite exporter TauE/SafE family protein, which codes for MTKSKYLPYIIVTIVYGLWLILLPYFREDFLGRFYYMPFLGIIAATVANITPAAAGIVYFPILTRLQINPLTAVQFNLIIQAYGMGLGTFKWYLVNKKLFMTNVIPICLFGGIIGIIISIIFVPIDNPQLLTLTFNFIAFLFTQVIFFSILFRRKYPNLKIDLTIYNIMILFAFSLLGGLISGWIGFGIDTMFYFILTFIFKINPAVAIVTSISLMAALSVTGTLLNIIVNQVPLSLWYSAVPGVTIAGLFLAAYFAVKIGPKNILILFTFLLSIDFFMTFWTQQTIPMSQTVRMVLTYIIIVYLLIIHVKIFKQGYKEIGVELGGFKPD
- a CDS encoding MaoC family dehydratase N-terminal domain-containing protein, whose protein sequence is MARRYFEDITDEEPLHCQKLIITRDDIIEFAKRFDPQPFHTDENAAKESVFGGLVASSLHTLSACTRVVVEAQGDVAILTGVGMDEAKMFNPVRPDDILSVEAWWADLKRSQSKRDLGFAGIRCKVTNQNGEPVIEYGYRYVVACRNSA
- a CDS encoding transposase, with the protein product MKKAGLFDEVPSEVWEKDWVAHSEPVGYGEKAVKYLARYVFRVANTNNRLKRL
- a CDS encoding MarC family protein; protein product: MEIFEDFIAILVTLIIIMDPLGNLPFFLLFTKRNTHAERIKIAGIAAASACAILIFFSTTGDAVLRFFGIGLPAFQITGGFILFVYSLQMLRLIPASMKSTDEEEQEGISKENVALVPLATPLLAGPGAITAVLVWQETADDPLSTPLLSAAIVIACLVLYLVFYLGERIYKILGVGGIRVIARLMGLLLAVIAVQFIVDGIRHIYTNNI